One genomic window of Erinaceus europaeus chromosome 19, mEriEur2.1, whole genome shotgun sequence includes the following:
- the GPR37L1 gene encoding G-protein coupled receptor 37-like 1, translating into MQWLWPLAVSLSVVLWGSTDFGVQAQEQQSRARRGTEEEEAKGVQQYVPDVWAEYPRLLIPADPRPTRPLVATSPQLGHDRGAPDGGQEPQGNVTGTLGQKLQIQNPLYPVTESSSSAYAIMLLALVLFAVGIVGNLSVMCIVWHSYYLKSAWNSILASLALWDFLVLFFCLPVVIFNAITKQRLLGDVSCRAVPFMEVSSLGVTTFSLCALGIDRFHVATSTLPKVRPIERCQSILAKLAVIWVGSMTLAVPELLLWQLVREPGAGGTVDSCIMKPSAGLPESLYSLVMTYQHARTWWYFGCYFCLPILFTVTCQLVTWRVRGPPGRKPECRAGKHGQCERQLNRTVVGLAVAYALCALPENVCNLVLAYLSTRLAHHTLDLLGLVNQFSAFFKGAVTPVLLLALSRPLGRAFLDCCCCCCEQCGASSFTEPTADSPDGKLKTELASPVYFHKPRESPPLLPLGTPC; encoded by the exons ATGCAGTGGCTGTGGCCGCTGGCCGTTTCTCTCTCTGTGGTGTTGTGGGGCAGCACAGACTTTGGGGTGCAGGCCCAGGAGCAGCAGAGCCGTGCCAGGAGGGGCACTGAGGAAGAGGAGGCCAAGGGTGTGCAGCAGTATGTGCCTGACGTGTGGGCTGAGTACCCCCGGCTCCTCATCCCTGCGGACCCCAGGCCCACCAGGCCATTGGTGGCCACCAGCCCCCAGCTGGGCCATGACAGGGGTGCCCCGGATGGTGGGCAAGAGCCACAGGGCAATGTGACAGGAACGCTGGGGCAGAAGCTGCAGATTCAGAACCCACTGTACCCAGTGACAGAGAGCTCATCCAGCGCCTACGCCATCATGCTCCTGGCTCTCGTGCTGTTTGCCGTGGGCATCGTGGGCAACCTGTCGGTCATGTGCATTGTATGGCACAGCTACTACCTGAAGAGTGCCTGGAACTCCATCCTGGCCAGCCTGGCCCTCTGGGACTTCTTGGTTCTCTTCTTCTGCCTCCCTGTCGTCATCTTCAACGCGATCACCAAGCAGAGGCTGCTGGGGGATGTCTCATGCCGGGCTGTGCCCTTCATGGAG GTATCCTCCCTGGGCGTCACCACCTTCAGCCTCTGTGCTCTGGGCATTGACCGCTTCCACGTGGCCACCAGCACGCTGCCTAAGGTGCGGCCCATCGAGCGCTGCCAGTCCATCCTGGCCAAGCTGGCCGTCATCTGGGTGGGTTCCATGACGCTGGCCGTGCCTGAGCTGTTGCTGTGGCAGCTGGTGCGGGAGCCTGGCGCGGGGGGCACAGTGGACTCGTGCATCATGAAGCCATCGGCCGGCCTGCCTGAGTCCCTCTACTCCCTGGTGATGACCTACCAGCATGCCCGCACGTGGTGGTACTTCGGCTGCTACTTCTGCCTGCCCATCCTCTTCACCGTCACCTGCCAACTGGTGACATGGCGTGTGCGGGGGCCCCCGGGCAGGAAGCCCGAGTGTCGAGCGGGCAAGCATGGGCAGTGCGAGCGGCAGCTCAACCGCACGGTGGTAGGCCTGGCCGTGGCCTACGCCCTGTGCGCATTGCCTGAGAATGTCTGCAACCTGGTGCTGGCCTACCTCTCCACCCGGCTGGCCCACCACACTCTGGACCTCCTGGGCCTGGTCAACCAGTTCTCTGCCTTTTTCAAGGGTGCCGTCACACCGGTGCTGCTCCTGGCGCTGAGCCGGCCACTGGGCCGTGCCTTCCtggactgctgctgctgctgctgcgagCAGTGTGGTGCCTCCTCCTTCACGGAGCCTACTGCGGACAGCCCCGACGGCAAGCTCAAGACCGAGCTGGCCTCCCCCGTCTACTTCCACAAGCCCAGGGAGTCGCCCCCGCTGCTGCCCCTGGGAACGCCCTGCTGA